The following DNA comes from Cryobacterium psychrophilum.
CTTGTGGGCTGGGAATTCACGGGCATGTTTTATACCGCCAAAAATTCGGAGAGGGTGCGGATGGGGTCGCTCGTGACGAGCGCTTCACCGACGAGCACGACGTCGGCCCCGGCGGAGCGGTAGTGGGCGACGTCGGCGGCCGTCTTGACGGCGGACTCGGCGACACGCACCACACCGGAGGGAATCCGATCGGCCAGGGAACCGAACAGGTCTGGGTCGAGGGTGAAGGTGGAGAGGTTGCGGGCATTGACCCCGACCAGGCTTGCGCCGATGTCGAGGGCACGGTTCACCTCATCGCCACTGTGGGTTTCGACGAGCGCCGTCATACCCAGCTCACGAATCAGGTCGTGCAGGGACAGCAACGTTGGCTGATCCAGCGCCGCGACGATGAGCAGCACGAGATCGGCACCCGCCGCGCGGGCTTCGAGCACCTGGTACGGCGTTCCGATGAAATCCTTGCGGAGCACGGGGATCGTGGCGGCCGCGCGAACCTGTTCGAGGTCGTCGAGCGTTCCGAGGAAGCGGCGCCCTTCGGTGAGTACGCTGATGGCGCTCGCTCCCCCGGCCTCATACGAGGCCGCGAGGGCTGCGGGGTCGACGATGTCGGCGAGTGCCCCGCGGGACGGACTCGCACGCTTGATCTCGGCGATGATCTTGACGCGGTCGGCGGGCGCGAGCGCCGCCAGGGCGTCGAGAGCGGCCGGACGATCCAGTGCCGCGGCTTCGACGTCGGCAAAGGTGCGGTTGAGGCGGCGTTCTTCGGCATCGGCTATCGCGCCGGCCAGTAGCTCGGAGAGCACTCGGTCAGTGACCGTGCGGTGCAGCGGTCATGTCACCGACGCCGTAGCCGGCCTTGGTCATGATCCAGCCGACAGCGGCGCCGACGAGCAGGAGCCCGAAGGAGGCCCATACGAGCCACGGGATCACGAAAAAGAAGGCAGCGGTGCCGATCGTGAAAGCCAGCAGCATGATGATGACTGCGGTCCAGGCGGCCGGTGAGTGGCCGTGACCCGGGTCTGACGCGTCGATGCTCATGAATCTCCTTTTGTGCGTTGACGAACGTTTACATTCTAGTGGGCGGGCTCGACCGGTCTAGGCAGTCGGGTCCTCGCCGCGGCTGAGGTCGTCCCAGTCCACGACAGCATCGGGCTCGGAGCCCCCGGTCGGGGAACCGGCAGCCGGCACGAGGCGGGTGGTCTGGTACCTGGTGGTCGGGCCCGGCCAGCGCGACGCCGTGGCGATGATTCCCGCACCGGTCACGAACATTATGACGGATGCCGCAAGCGCGACGTAGGGCCACGGCGTCACCGAGGCCGACGCGACGGCAGCAAGAATCGACTCTGTTCCGGCGATTCCGGTGGCCGCGGTGACGGCGGGGGCGCTCGCGAGGGCGGGATTACCGAGGACCAGGTATGCGGAAAGGAAGACGGACACCGCCAGGAGAATTTCGAGGACGCCGAGAACCACGCGAATGCTGCGACCCGCGATGGTGAGCGCACCTCCCAGCGCGAAGCCTGCCAGGGCCAGCGCCGTGACCGCGGGGGCGGCGTCCGACCCATCGACGGCCAGGGTAAGGGCATCCACACCGGTTTCGGCGACGACGGCGTTCACCCACACCTGCGTCCACGCGAGGAGCGCGAGGGTGCTCGCAACCAGCACGAGCAGAATGAAGATGAGCTTCACCCGGCGCGGCGGCGTGTGGGACAGGACTCCGGCCATGATTTAGTCCACCCGGCGCATCGCGTTGGCAACGGCCACCGCTCGGAGCGGGGCGGCTGCCTTGTTCTGTGATTCCTGATACTCGGAGGCGGGGTCGGAATCAAGCACCACTCCTCCTCCGGCCTGCACCCGGGCGACACCGTCCTTGATGGTGGCCGTGCGGATCGCGATGGCGAGGTCGGCGTCCCCGGCGAAGCCGAAGTAGCCCACAACTCCCCCATAGACACCCCGCTGGGCCGGCTCGAGCGCGTCGATGACGTCGAGCGCTCGCGGTTTCGGCGCCCCGGAGAGCGTGCCGGCGGGGAAGGCCGCCCGGAAGACGTCGATGGCCGTCTTATCGGGGAGCATGTCGCCCTCGACCGAGGAGACGAGGTGCATGATGTGGCTGAACCGCTCGATTCGTTTGAATTCGGTGACTTCCACGGAGCCGGCCGCGCAGACCTTGAGAAGGTCGTTGCGAGCGAGGTCAACAAGCATGAGGTGTTCCGCGCCCTCCTTCGCGTCGGCGGCGAGTTCGTCGGCAAAGTCGGCGTCGGCCTCCGGCGTGCTTCCGCGCGGCTTGGATCCCGCGATCGGGTGGGTGAAAACTCGTCCGTTCTGTATCTTGACGAGGGCCTCCGGCGACGAACCCACAATCCAGTAGGGCTCACCAGTGGGTGATTCCAGGCTCAGCAGGTACATGTACGGGCTCGGGTTGAGGCTGCGCAGCACCCGGTACACGTCGATCGGGTGCGCGGTGCACTCCAGGTCAAAACGCTGCGAAATGACGACCTGAAAGACGTCGCCGGCCACGACATGTTCCTTGGCCGTCCTGACGGAGGCAAGAAATTCGTCGCGCGTGGTGCGGTTGCTCGGGTGCGCCGGGGTCGTGAGGTCAACCTCGGCCAGCCAGGTCTCGCTGGGCGCGGCGAGGCGGGCCTGAAGGGAGTCGAGTCGGGACTGTGCGGCGGACCAGAGTTCGTCGGGCGTGTCGGTACCGTCGTTGAGCACGTTGGCGATGAGCTGCACTGTGCCGTACTTGTGGTCGAGCACCACCAGATCGGCCACGAAACTGAAGGATTGGCCCGGCACGTCGTAGTCTGCCGGCGGCTGGTGCGGCAGCTTTTCGATCTGGCGGATGGCTTCCCATCCGATGAAGCCGACGAGGCCGCCGGTCAGGGGCGGGTGCGCGGCCAAACGCGGCGTCTGCCAGCGTTCGAACAGGTAGTCGAGGGCGGCGAGCGGCCCGAGGGCGGCGGCATCACCGAGCGCGCGGTCCGCGGAGATGCCGTAGTCGATCCACCGGGTCTCTGCGCCCTCCTGGGTGAGCACGCCGAAGGACGACACCCCCACGAAGGAGAAGCGTGACCAGATTCCGCCCTGCTCGGCGGACTCCAGCAGAAAGCTGCCGGGCTTTTCGGCGGCAAGTTTGCGATAGATGCCCACCGGCGTTTCACCGTCGGCAAAGAGCTCCCGAATCACCGGGATGACGCGGTGGGCGCCGAGAAGTGCGGCGAACTGGCCGTTCGTCGTCGACCCGGCCGTCATTTCGCGGGCCGTTCCATCGCGACGACGTCGAGTTCCCGACCGTCAAAGCATGTGCGGGTTCCGGTGTGGCAGGCCACACCGACCTGGTCGACCCGCACGAGCAGGGTGTCGTTGTCGCAGTCCAGCGCGGCCGAGTGCACGTATTGGGCGTGGCCGGAGGTGTCACCCTTGCGCCAGTATTCCTGGCGACTGCGCGACCAGAAGGTCACGCGTCCCTCGGTGACCGTGCGCCGCAGCGCCTCCTGGTCCATCCACCCGAGCATGAGCACCTCGCCCGTGTCCCACTGCTGAATCACGGCGGGGAGCAGGCCGACGGAGTTGTAGACCGCAGCGTCGAATCGTGTGTCGTTCGTCATCAGCGCACCTGCATTCCGGCATCCGCCAGCTCTCGCTTGACGTCACCAATTGTAAGAATTTGGCCGTGGAAGACGGATGCCGCGAGCACAGCGTCCGCGCCCGCCCGGATGGCGGGCGGGAAGTCTTCGACCCGCCCGGCGCCGCCGGAGGCGATCACGGGGACGCGGCTGATGGAGTGCATCAGGGCGATGAGCTCCGTGTCGAACCCCTGCTTTGTTCCGTCGGCGTCGATGGAGTTGATGAGCAGCTCCCCCGCACCCAGTTCGATGGCCTGCCTCGCCCACGCGACGGCGTCGATATCCGTCTCGGTGCGACCACCGTGAGTGGTGACGATGAAGCCGGACTCGGTGCGGTCGCTGCGCTTCACGTCGAGGGAGAGCACGATGACCTGCGCGCCGAAGCGGTCGGCGATTTCGGTGATCAGCGCCGGGCGGGCGATCGCGGCACTGTTGATGCCGACTTTGTCGGCGCCGCTGGCCTGCAGACGGGACACGTCTTCGACGCTGCGGATACCGCCGCCGACCGTGAGCGGGATGAAGACCTGCTCCGCGGTGGCCCGCACGACGTCGTATGTCGTGGAGCGGTTGTCGACGGTTGCGGTGACGTCGAGGAACGTGAGTTCGTCGGCGCCCTGCTCGTAGTACATCCTCGCGAGTTCGACGGGGTCACCGGCGTCGCGAAGGTTCTTGAAGTTGACCCCCTTCACCACACGCCCGTTGGCCACGTCGAGGCAGGGAATGACTCGCACGGAGAGGCTCATGTCGGGATCCCTGCGCTAGAGACGGGCGTTGTGGATGGTGGTGACGAGGATCGCCCTGGCACCGAGGGCGTAGAGGGCGTCCATCACGTTGTTCGTGTCGAGGCGCGCGATCATCACGCGAACGGCAACCCATTCCGGGTCGTGCAGCGACGAGACGGTCGGCGATTCGATCCCGGGGGCCAGATCGCAGGCAGCGTCGAGCAGGGTGGACGGAATGTCGTAGTCGAGCAGCACGTACTGCCGGGCGACGAGCACGCCCTGCAGACGGCGCAATAGTGTGGCAATGCCTGGCTTGTCGTTTTCCGAGCTGATGAGCACGGCGGTCGACTGCAGGATGACGGGACCGAAGATCTCCAGGCCGGCCTTGCGCAGTGTTGTGCCGGTGGAGACGACGTCGGCGACGGCATCCGCGACACCCAGCTGCACGGCGGACTCGACGGCGCCATCGAGGGGAACGAGGGTCACCTTCACGTCATAGCCGGCGAGGAACGTCTCGACGAGTCCGGGGTAGCTTGTGGCCACGCGCAGGCCGGTGAGGTCGGACAGCTCGCGAAAGCGTCCCGCGGGTCCGGCGAAGCGAAACGTGGAGTCGCCGAAATCGAGGCTGGCGATCTCGAGCGCCGTCGACCCGGAGTCGAGCAGCAGGTCACGGCCGGTGATGCCGACATCGAGGGCGCCGGAGCCGACGTAGGTGGCGATGTCACGCGGACGCAGGTAGAAGAACTCGACGTCGTTGCGGGGGTCGGCGGCGACGAGGTCGCGCGGATCGCGGCGGCCGCGGTAACCGGCCTCCGACAGCATTTGGGCTGCAGTTTCGGACAACGAGCCCTTGTTGGGCACGGCAATTCTTAGCATGGGGACACTCTCTGGTGGTGTGGATTCGGGTGCTGTATGGCGCACGTGCCGCGTCGCAGTTCTCGATCAGAGATGTCGGTACACGTCGGCGGGCGACAGGCCCTTCGCGATCAGCAGAACCTGAAGGTGGTACAGCAGCTGGGAGATCTCGGCCGCCGTCTCTTCATCGCTCTGGAACTCTGCGGCCATCCATACCTCGGCGGCCTCTTCGACAATTTTCTTGCCGATGGCGTGCACTCCGGCGTCCAGTTCGCGAACGGTACCGGACCCTTCCGGGCGGTTCAGGGCCTTGTCGCTCAGCTCAGCAAAAAGGTCATCAAAAGTCTTCACTTGTCTAGGTTACTCGTGCCCGTGGTCGTGCCGAGCCGCAGCGGCGCGCAGCAGCGCGATCTGCTCGCCGGGATCGGCAGCCCCGAACACGCTGGATCCGGCCACGAATGTGTCTGCCCCTGCTTCCGCGGCAATGTCGATGGTCTCCGCCGTGATGCCACCGTCGACCTGCAACCACACGTCGAGTCCGCCCCGGTGCACAGCGGCGCGTAAGGCGTGGAGCTTGTGCATTGTTGAGTCCATGAAGCTCTGGCCGCCGAAGCCGGGCTCCACAGTCATGACCAACACCTGGTCGAATTCGGGCAGCAGCTCAAGGTACGGTTCGACGCTGGTCCCGGGTTTGAGGGCGATTCCCGCCCGAGCGCCGATGGAACGCAGCCGACGGGCCAGAGCGACCGGGTCGCTCACCGCTTCCGCGTGGAAGGTCACCGAGGACGCTCCAACCTCGGCGTAGCCGGGAGCCCACCGGTCGGGGTCATCAATCATGAGATGCACGTCGAGGGGCAGCGGCGAGACCTGTTGCAGGCGCTCGACCATGCCGAGACCGAAGGTCAGGTTCGGCACGAAGTGGTTGTCCATGATGTCGACATGCACAAGATCAGCGGCGCGGATGCGCCCGAGCTCCCGTTCAAAGTTCGCGAAGTCGGCGGCCAGGATGCTCGGGTTAATGCGTATGGGCATGCTGAAAGCCTAGACGAACGCATGCCGCGGGCTGGCGTGCCGCGCTCGTCCAGTCACGCGCAGAGACACGCAGGTCGCTCCCGTTGCCATCGGCCAGGAGAGCCGCTTCTTCGAGGAACGGGGCCGTGGCAACTGGAGAGCGGATGGCGCTTCCCTGCGCTTTAGGATGGATCCTTGTTCCAGTCAGTGGAACACCCTTCCACTGGGGCAATTGCCGCTCGTCAGTCCCCGAGGGGCGCTTCTCATGCCTCCCGGCAGACGTCGCCGACTGAACGGTTCGCCCGGCACAGCCGCCCCGTGCTATCCCCCGTGGTGGTCTCCTCTCCGATGTGCGTGGAGCGACGTTGTGCACGAGTCGTGAGGTTTCATCAGGAATGTCGGTGGTGGGTGGGAGCATTGACGTGTGGAAGGCCCCTTGGAAGGCCTCACAGGTCTCGATGAGCAGTTGCGTGCGCCCGCCGCAGCGGTCGCCGACCACCGGCGACTCAGCGACACCTACTCGGCGTTTCTTTCCGGCACGATCAGCGCCCGCTCCCGGCGAGAGCTCGGCGCCACCGGACTGTCAGCGCGGCAGGGGTTCATCACGCCGGAGGCGATGGTGCAGCACGCCACCGGCACGGCGCGGGGTGAAGCGGCGAAGCTCGTCGCCGCCGGCACCCTGATGGCCGAGACCGACAGGGCAGAGAAAACCGTGCACAACACGGCGCAGCACCCGGAAACGCGCCTCCCGGTCCGCCCGGTTCCGTGGCAGGCGCCCGTCGTGCACGCGGTCACCTCCGGCGCGCTGTCGGTCGATGCTGCGGACGCTCTCCGCCGGGGCCTCGGAGACGTCGACCAGCCCGTCACAGCCGAGAGCCTCGTGACTGCCCTGACCCGGGTGCTGAAGGAAGCCGCTGACCTGACAACGGACCAGTTGTTCAAGCGGGCCCGTCGACGACGAGACGAACTCGACGAGGCCGGTATCAAGGCCCGGGAGAAACAGGCTCGCGACGACACGAGATTCACGATCTTCCGCCGCGCGGACGGCATGGTCGCCGTCAACGCCCTGCTCGCCCCCGAGCAGCGCGAGTGGTGGGTATCCACATTCGACTGCGTGACCAGCCCGAGGCGCGGCGGGGTGCGATTCGTGGACCCGGAGAAGGCGGCGTAGGCCGCCGGGGTCC
Coding sequences within:
- the hisI gene encoding phosphoribosyl-AMP cyclohydrolase, whose protein sequence is MTNDTRFDAAVYNSVGLLPAVIQQWDTGEVLMLGWMDQEALRRTVTEGRVTFWSRSRQEYWRKGDTSGHAQYVHSAALDCDNDTLLVRVDQVGVACHTGTRTCFDGRELDVVAMERPAK
- a CDS encoding anthranilate synthase component I: MTAGSTTNGQFAALLGAHRVIPVIRELFADGETPVGIYRKLAAEKPGSFLLESAEQGGIWSRFSFVGVSSFGVLTQEGAETRWIDYGISADRALGDAAALGPLAALDYLFERWQTPRLAAHPPLTGGLVGFIGWEAIRQIEKLPHQPPADYDVPGQSFSFVADLVVLDHKYGTVQLIANVLNDGTDTPDELWSAAQSRLDSLQARLAAPSETWLAEVDLTTPAHPSNRTTRDEFLASVRTAKEHVVAGDVFQVVISQRFDLECTAHPIDVYRVLRSLNPSPYMYLLSLESPTGEPYWIVGSSPEALVKIQNGRVFTHPIAGSKPRGSTPEADADFADELAADAKEGAEHLMLVDLARNDLLKVCAAGSVEVTEFKRIERFSHIMHLVSSVEGDMLPDKTAIDVFRAAFPAGTLSGAPKPRALDVIDALEPAQRGVYGGVVGYFGFAGDADLAIAIRTATIKDGVARVQAGGGVVLDSDPASEYQESQNKAAAPLRAVAVANAMRRVD
- the hisG gene encoding ATP phosphoribosyltransferase, coding for MLRIAVPNKGSLSETAAQMLSEAGYRGRRDPRDLVAADPRNDVEFFYLRPRDIATYVGSGALDVGITGRDLLLDSGSTALEIASLDFGDSTFRFAGPAGRFRELSDLTGLRVATSYPGLVETFLAGYDVKVTLVPLDGAVESAVQLGVADAVADVVSTGTTLRKAGLEIFGPVILQSTAVLISSENDKPGIATLLRRLQGVLVARQYVLLDYDIPSTLLDAACDLAPGIESPTVSSLHDPEWVAVRVMIARLDTNNVMDALYALGARAILVTTIHNARL
- a CDS encoding Trp biosynthesis-associated membrane protein, with the translated sequence MAGVLSHTPPRRVKLIFILLVLVASTLALLAWTQVWVNAVVAETGVDALTLAVDGSDAAPAVTALALAGFALGGALTIAGRSIRVVLGVLEILLAVSVFLSAYLVLGNPALASAPAVTAATGIAGTESILAAVASASVTPWPYVALAASVIMFVTGAGIIATASRWPGPTTRYQTTRLVPAAGSPTGGSEPDAVVDWDDLSRGEDPTA
- a CDS encoding phosphoribosyl-ATP diphosphatase encodes the protein MKTFDDLFAELSDKALNRPEGSGTVRELDAGVHAIGKKIVEEAAEVWMAAEFQSDEETAAEISQLLYHLQVLLIAKGLSPADVYRHL
- the rpe gene encoding ribulose-phosphate 3-epimerase, encoding MPIRINPSILAADFANFERELGRIRAADLVHVDIMDNHFVPNLTFGLGMVERLQQVSPLPLDVHLMIDDPDRWAPGYAEVGASSVTFHAEAVSDPVALARRLRSIGARAGIALKPGTSVEPYLELLPEFDQVLVMTVEPGFGGQSFMDSTMHKLHALRAAVHRGGLDVWLQVDGGITAETIDIAAEAGADTFVAGSSVFGAADPGEQIALLRAAAARHDHGHE
- the trpC gene encoding indole-3-glycerol phosphate synthase TrpC, producing MLSELLAGAIADAEERRLNRTFADVEAAALDRPAALDALAALAPADRVKIIAEIKRASPSRGALADIVDPAALAASYEAGGASAISVLTEGRRFLGTLDDLEQVRAAATIPVLRKDFIGTPYQVLEARAAGADLVLLIVAALDQPTLLSLHDLIRELGMTALVETHSGDEVNRALDIGASLVGVNARNLSTFTLDPDLFGSLADRIPSGVVRVAESAVKTAADVAHYRSAGADVVLVGEALVTSDPIRTLSEFLAV
- the hisF gene encoding imidazole glycerol phosphate synthase subunit HisF — its product is MSLSVRVIPCLDVANGRVVKGVNFKNLRDAGDPVELARMYYEQGADELTFLDVTATVDNRSTTYDVVRATAEQVFIPLTVGGGIRSVEDVSRLQASGADKVGINSAAIARPALITEIADRFGAQVIVLSLDVKRSDRTESGFIVTTHGGRTETDIDAVAWARQAIELGAGELLINSIDADGTKQGFDTELIALMHSISRVPVIASGGAGRVEDFPPAIRAGADAVLAASVFHGQILTIGDVKRELADAGMQVR
- a CDS encoding DUF6704 family protein yields the protein MSIDASDPGHGHSPAAWTAVIIMLLAFTIGTAAFFFVIPWLVWASFGLLLVGAAVGWIMTKAGYGVGDMTAAPHGH